From Brachyspira hampsonii:
TATTGTGGTATATAGATTAAAAGGGTCTTTAATATCTGAATATATATGATTATTCTTCATAAAACTATAACTTAATCCTACTTTAACTCCTATAGATAAATACCAATCCAAGAGTGTGGCTTTCATAGTGGCATTAATAGAATCAAAATTAAAATCATCTGTCATATTTGTAGCACTAGTGATATCATTTCTCCAATCTTGTCTTTGATATGTGAAGCTTGTTGATACTCCTAGTTCTAAATATTTAATAGGTCTTACTTTGAAATAAGGCATAAATGTAAAATATAAATCTCTTCTGCTTATATTTGGGTTATTAGGATCCAATATCTGTAATTTTCCATCAAACCAAGAATTATATTCAGAAAATATTCCGCCTATGCCAACAGAAAACATTTTATTTTTTTCTATAAGGGGTGTTACATCAAAATCAAAGTCATTTCTTCTTGCAAAAGATATTTGAGAAAAACAGAATAATATAAAAAAGATAAAATATATAATTGATAATCTATTTTTCATAATATTAGTTAATAATCACTTTTTTAATAATAAATCAATATTCTTTTCTATATTGTATCGGTATCTTAGATCTGTAACTAATATTTGATATTTTTGCTGTGTTTTAGCTTCCACCACTAAGCTGGCTAATGCTTTTTGGGCATCAGCATAAGGCAAAGAATCTATATTATACATTTTACCATATCGCTCATAAGCCAAATTAATTTCTTCTTCTGTAGGAGCAGGTATAGTTGATCTTATGGTTTTGTTTATAAAATTGGCATTAACAGCATTTCTAGTTAAGAAATTTTCTATTGATTTAGCCTGAGGAGTTTCATAAAATCCTTCTTTTTTAGCTTCATACATCATAATTTCTCTAGCTACAAATGCTTTAAACATTCCCTCTTTAGCCTGAAGTTTTAATGCAGCCGGAATATTTGCTCCTGCTTGTTTTATAGACTCATCAAACATATTATTAAATTCTGATAAAGGTATAGTTTTTTCCTCTATAGTAACGCAAGGATCTGTATTAAGCGAATATTTCAAATTGTAATTAGTTTTTGCTGATTCTATGATTTTATCATATTCATTTCTCATACGCTCTTGAAGAATTGTTGTTTCTATTTCCATAGCAACCTGTTCATAAGTTACATTAGGACCTACAGCAGCTCTTATTCTTGATATATTATTATTAAAGAATCTTCTTTTTTCTTCATCTGTTACTACAGCAAAATCATCTGCAACTTTTTCCTGCATATAAAGCTGAGATAATTGATTATCTCTTTCTTTAGAAATTAATTTTAATACTTCTTCATCTTTATCATATCCCTCTTCAACAGCTTTTAAATATATTACTTCCTGATCTATAATTTGAGAAGCAAACTGCCATAATTGAAAATCATTGGTAAGAAGAGCATTAACAGCTTCTTCCGGAGCTCCTCTTAAAACAGTAAGATTAGATATTTCAGACAAGCATTCTTCAACAGTCATAAGTTTTTTTATATTTCCTTCACCGTCTCTTATCCTAATTACCCAATTAGTATCCTCTGAATATAAGAAAGAAGAAAATAATACTATACAAAAAATTGAAAAAAATATTTTTTTTATCATAATAAAACAATTCCTAAACTATAAATCAAAAATCTTCATCATCATTTTCAGTGAAATCATCTTTTTTTCTATTTTTACCGGTAAATATGGCAAATATAGATTTAAATATATTAATAATGCTAAAGTTATTAGATATATTTGAAGTCATTGAACTAAAATTACTAATGCTGCTGGATAAATTATTAAAAGAATCATGGATACTGTCTAATGTTAGTTTAACCTTATTAGCTTCATCATCTACTGTATTTGCAATGCTTCCTATTTTTTCACTAATAGATTCGATATTTTCTAGTATTCTATCGAATCTATTAGTAAATCTAAAATAACCTGCAAGTAAAACAAAAAATATAGCTAAAACTAATATTAATATAGAAATGGCTATAAAAGCTAAAGATATAGCTATAACATTAATTTGAAATGTAATATCCTGCATGTTAATTATTATTCTTCAACAGTTTCTTCAGAATCTTTTTTCTTTCTTTTTTCAAAGAAATCATTTGTTTTTTCTTTTCCTTTTTCAACTAATTCTGAAGTTTTTAATACGCTTCTATGATAAATATCATCTACTTTATATTTAATATTATCCATAGTTTCTTTAATATCTTCTCTAGTTTCTTCTCCGGCTTTTGGTGCAAATAATACTCCCAAAGCAAGACCTGCAGTTAAGCCAAATAAAAATGAAAACATACCTGATACTTCTCTAGACATAATAATATCCTCCTAGTTGTTACATAACTTATCTTTAATATTAAATTTAATTTACATTTTTGTCAACTAATCAAAAATGCTTTTCTAATATAAAAACTAGAAATAAAGTAATAAGTAATATTGTTTTTTTATATAAAAAGCCTTAATATTAGTTTTGTAAATAATGCTAATAAAATTTTTTAAAATATAAGTTTATCACTAGTAAATAATATAAAGCATTAAATTGGCAGATTATTGCTGTTATTAATGTAAGCGGATCATATCAAATATATATTAATTAAACATATAAAAATTATGAGTATATGATAACTTATTTAAGTTTACAATTTTTATTATAATAATAGGAGCTATTATGGAATTAAAAGTTTTGAATAAGCAGAATAATTCTAGAATGTGTCTTGTATGCGGATTTAAAAATGATTTGAGTTTGAAAGCAGAGTTTTATGAGTTGGAAGATAAATCATTATGTGCTTTAGTAACTTTTAAAGATGTGCATCAGGGGTATCCTTCAAGAGTTCATGGCGGTATACTTGCAGCTATTTTAGATGAAACTATAGGGAGGGCTATGATGCCTTATACAGGTGAAGATAAATGGGGTGTTACTATGACTCTTACTACAAAATATAAAAGACCTGTACCTATTAATGAAGAGATAAGAATAATAGGAAAAATCACCTCAGGGGACGGAAGAATATTTGAAGGTGAGGGATATATACTTCTCAATGACGATAAAATTGCTGTAACTGCTAAGGGTACATATATATGTATGGGGC
This genomic window contains:
- a CDS encoding peptidylprolyl isomerase, translating into MIKKIFFSIFCIVLFSSFLYSEDTNWVIRIRDGEGNIKKLMTVEECLSEISNLTVLRGAPEEAVNALLTNDFQLWQFASQIIDQEVIYLKAVEEGYDKDEEVLKLISKERDNQLSQLYMQEKVADDFAVVTDEEKRRFFNNNISRIRAAVGPNVTYEQVAMEIETTILQERMRNEYDKIIESAKTNYNLKYSLNTDPCVTIEEKTIPLSEFNNMFDESIKQAGANIPAALKLQAKEGMFKAFVAREIMMYEAKKEGFYETPQAKSIENFLTRNAVNANFINKTIRSTIPAPTEEEINLAYERYGKMYNIDSLPYADAQKALASLVVEAKTQQKYQILVTDLRYRYNIEKNIDLLLKK
- a CDS encoding DUF948 domain-containing protein, yielding MQDITFQINVIAISLAFIAISILILVLAIFFVLLAGYFRFTNRFDRILENIESISEKIGSIANTVDDEANKVKLTLDSIHDSFNNLSSSISNFSSMTSNISNNFSIINIFKSIFAIFTGKNRKKDDFTENDDEDF
- a CDS encoding YtxH domain-containing protein translates to MSREVSGMFSFLFGLTAGLALGVLFAPKAGEETREDIKETMDNIKYKVDDIYHRSVLKTSELVEKGKEKTNDFFEKRKKKDSEETVEE
- a CDS encoding PaaI family thioesterase, whose translation is MELKVLNKQNNSRMCLVCGFKNDLSLKAEFYELEDKSLCALVTFKDVHQGYPSRVHGGILAAILDETIGRAMMPYTGEDKWGVTMTLTTKYKRPVPINEEIRIIGKITSGDGRIFEGEGYILLNDDKIAVTAKGTYICMGLEKIAEMDPNNEEDWFVEKKETDPKIINIP